One genomic segment of Coffea arabica cultivar ET-39 chromosome 6e, Coffea Arabica ET-39 HiFi, whole genome shotgun sequence includes these proteins:
- the LOC140009877 gene encoding uncharacterized protein, whose translation MALQAVILETLAGGGIIRDQHGHILSAFSSFYGFRTNMQAEAMALLEGLHLCISLGIQYIKVELDSLFLLNVINRESRCPWRIDELIARARVALRQASFELTHCYRETNVAADSLAKRAVSSGDLKVFDALSLPTLTTGLCKLDSRQYPYIRYVRV comes from the coding sequence ATGGCTCTTCAAGCGGTAATCCTGGAAACTCTGGCGGGGGGAGGCATTATACGCGATCAGCATGGCCACATCCTTAGTGCTTTCTCCTCCTTTTACGGGTTTCGGACAAATATGCAAGCAGAGGCCATGGCTCTTCTTGAGGGTTTACATTTATGTATCTCCTTAGGTATACAGTACATAAAGGTGGAACTGGATTCTCTTTTTCTACTAAATGTCATTAATAGGGAAAGCAGGTGCCCCTGGCGCATTGATGAGCTGATAGCTAGGGCTCGAGTAGCCCTTCGTCAAGCTTCCTTTGAATTAACACATTGCTACAGAGAAACCAATGTTGCAGCTGATAGCCTTGCAAAACGGGCGGTTTCATCTGGCGACTTGAAGGTTTTTGATGCCCTCTCTCTTCCTACACTCACAACAGGCCTCTGTAAGCTAGACTCTAGACAGTACCCCTACATTCGCTATGTAAGAGTGTGA